One window of the Triticum dicoccoides isolate Atlit2015 ecotype Zavitan chromosome 3B, WEW_v2.0, whole genome shotgun sequence genome contains the following:
- the LOC119274201 gene encoding uncharacterized protein LOC119274201, with protein sequence MGFTKEFEVQAHGNTQLQVIHTNELHKAATIIEQYERHLEFERHKIVGVDVEYTNDIGQDQKPALVQLSVGKDHSLLLFQLSAADKNCTRFDNFLADPRYTFSGFSIDSDIEMLGRVGLEIAHFVDIQKEWRVPTATKPLDSLGDVSGILVHDYYKDMKKKITNAEHQRWARMPLTMRHIEYAAKDAYTTYEIWSRLTTIQEGLRRAKLEKEQSRKRARSWGDYDY encoded by the coding sequence ATGGGATTCACCAAGGAATTCGAGGTGCAGGCCCACGGCAACACCCAGTTGCAAGTGATCCACACCAACGAGTTGCACAAGGCGGCCACGATCATCGAGCAGTACGAGCGACACCTTGAATTcgagcgccacaagatcgtcggagTTGATGTGGAATACACCAACGACATTGGCCAAGATCAGAAACCAGCCCTCGTCCAGCTCTCCGTTGGCAAGGATCATTCGTTGCTGCTCTTTCAACTGAGCGCCGCTGACAAGAACTGCACCAggttcgacaacttcctcgccgacccaaGGTACACGTTTTCTGGCTTCTCCATCGACAGCGACATAGAGATGCTCGGCCGCGTCGGACTAGAGATCGCCcacttcgtcgacatccagaaggaatGGAGGGTGCCTACAGCTACCAAGCCTCTGGACTCCCTTGGCGATGTCTCAGGCATCCTTGTCCACGACTACTACAaggacatgaagaagaagatcaccaacGCGGAGCACCAACGCTGGGCGCGCATGCCCCTAAccatgaggcacatcgagtacgcggcaaaAGATGCTTACACTACGTACGAGATATGGAGCCGCCTCACCACTATCCAAGAAGGGCTCCGCCGGGCAAAACTCGAGAAGGAGCAGTCCAGGAAGCGCGCAAGGTCCTGGGGTGACTACGACTACTGA